The Zymobacter palmae DNA window GCGCGGACGCTCTTCACGACGACGGCCACGTTCTTCATTGGCTTTCATCATCGGAGAAGCTTCAGTGACCGCTTCGCTGGTACGGACAACCAGGTTACGGATGATGGCATCGTTGAAGCGGAAGATGTTTTCGATTTCCGCCAGCGCTTCGCCGGTGCACTCAACGTTCATCAGAACGTAGTGTGCTTTGTGCAGTTTGTTGATCGGGTAAGCC harbors:
- the rpsF gene encoding 30S ribosomal protein S6, whose translation is MRHYEIVFMVHPDQSEQVPAMIERYTSIVTEAGGQVHRLEDWGRRHLAYPINKLHKAHYVLMNVECTGEALAEIENIFRFNDAIIRNLVVRTSEAVTEASPMMKANEERGRRREERPRNDREDNRESESAE